One part of the Engraulis encrasicolus isolate BLACKSEA-1 chromosome 17, IST_EnEncr_1.0, whole genome shotgun sequence genome encodes these proteins:
- the LOC134467784 gene encoding monocarboxylate transporter 7, with product MMKCLLGLKRCLGPNVYTEVPDGGWGFVVAVAFFLVEAFTYGVIKTFGIFLNDLMTDFDETNSRISWILSICVFVMTFTAPLSSLLSNRFGFQPVVMLGGFLISLGMVTTAFTTSVNQMYVTMGIIAGLGYCLTFLPTVTILSQYFEKRRSIVTSMASTGESIAIFAFAPAFTALKAKIGWRYTMVVIGLLQGSIIICGALLRPIVIKPSPEDRSSKEQLQQSRQSSKQQQARLALDKDQLHGSVSSGDSGVQSLEDPELGGQKAAEKEETKALSPKPPPPPPTNDEKMSRWSNKLLDLSVLKEGSFLCYSAFGLFATLGFFAPQLYVVELSVSRGVDRDKAAYSLSIMAVAEIFGRLSIGWLMSWRRMRKIFVLLGCVTLLCVVLVVFTLVDGFWGVAACCVFYGFLLGNVASTHIPMLAEDDVVGIRRMASAAGVYVCIQSFAGLGGPPLGGVLVDITGNYGSAFYSCAVGMALGALFLGLVRPAKTGRLPCWKKQPEQHNSLTPERDSPARESSPEDFVEEDICLETEQKDS from the exons ATGATGAAGTGCTTGCTCGGCCTCAAACGGTGCCTGGGACCCAATGTTTACACGGAGGTCCCCGATGGGGGCTGGGGCTTTGTGGTGGCGGTGGCCTTTTTCCTGGTCGAGGCCTTCACCTACGGAGTCATCAAGACCTTCGGGATCTTCTTAAACGATCTTATGACGGACTTCGACGAGACGAATAGTCGAATATCATGGATTCTGTCCATCTGCGTGTTTGTCATGACATTTACAG CCCCGCTGTCATCGTTGCTAAGCAACCGGTTTGGGTTCCAGCCGGTGGTGATGCTTGGAGGGTTCCTCATCTCTCTAGGCATGGTCACGACAGCCTTCACTACCTCCGTTAATCAGATGTACGTCACCATGGGGATCATAGCAG ggttgggctacTGCCTTACGTTCCTCCCCACGGTCACGATTCTCTCCCAGTATTTTGAAAAGCGGCGCTCCATAGTGACCTCCATGGCTTCTACAGGGGAGTCCATTGCCATATTTGCTTTTGCTCCAG CATTTACGGCACTCAAAGCCAAAATTGGCTGGAGGTACACGATGGTGGTGATCGGGCTCCTCCAGGGTTCGATCATCATCTGCGGGGCCCTTCTTCGGCCCATCGTGATCAAGCCTTCACCAGAAGACCGGAGCAGCAAGGAGCAGCTCCAGCAGTCCAGACAGTCCTCCAAACAGCAGCAGGCCCGGCTGGCTCTGGACAAAGACCAACTCCACGGCTCCGTCAGCTCCGGAGACTCAGGGGTTCAGTCGCTGGAAGACCCCGAACTTGGAGGTCAGAAGGCAGCAGAGAAAGAAGAAACGAAGGCCCTCTCtccaaaaccaccaccaccaccacccaccaacgATGAAAAGATGTCGAGATGGTCCAACAAGCTTCTTGATCTTTCCGTGCTGAAGGAAGGCAGCTTCCTGTGCTACTCGGCGTTCGGCCTGTTCGCCACGTTGGGCTTCTTCGCACCGCAGCTGTACGTGGTGGAGCTGAGCGTCAGCCGAGGCGTGGACCGCGACAAGGCCGCCTACTCGCTCTCCATCATGGCAGTCGCAGAGATCTTTGGACGCCTCTCCATCGGCTGGCTCATGAG CTGGCGGCGCATGAGGAAGATCTTCGTGCTGCTGGGCTGCGTGACACTGCTGTGCGTGGTGCTGGTGGTCTTCACACTGGTGGACGGCTTCTGGGGCGTGGCGGCCTGCTGCGTCTTCTACGGCTTCCTGCTGGGCAACGTGGCGTCCACCCACATCCCCATGCTGGCCGAGGACGACGTGGTGGGCATACGCAGGATGGCGTCCGCCGCGGGGGTCTACGTCTGCATACAGAGCTTCGCCGGCCTGGGTGGACCACCGCTGGGAG GTGTTTTGGTGGACATCACAGGGAACTATGGCTCAGCGTTCTACTCCTGTGCAGTGGGCATGGCGTTGGGAGCCTTGTTTCTCGGACTGGTGCGGCCAGCCAAGACCGGGAGGTTGCCGTGCTGGAAAAAGCAACCGGAGCAGCATAACAGCCTAACGCCTGAAAGGGACAGCCCAGCCAGGGAGAGCTCCCCTGAGGACTTTGTTGAAGAGGACATCTGCCTCGAAACAGAACAAAAGGACAGCTAA